In Sphingomonas sp. SUN019, one genomic interval encodes:
- a CDS encoding EF-hand domain-containing protein, which produces MFNLPIAIFLFTKHSDWRLMMLKYVLLGSAMILAAPAVAQDMATPQSAAPSASTAAPQTVTPAAPTTATPPSDPAAATAQTPGTPPAATDPTAAAPAQTADAAQPAGGSQVSSIVETEFASYDKDSSGSLSKKEFAAWMDALKAKAPAGTETAAKPDPKWNEAAFKQADGDKSKSVSKEELASFLSGAANAS; this is translated from the coding sequence GTGTTTAACTTACCGATCGCGATTTTCCTTTTCACCAAACACTCTGATTGGAGATTGATGATGCTTAAGTATGTTCTTCTTGGCTCGGCCATGATTCTTGCTGCTCCTGCAGTTGCGCAGGACATGGCGACCCCGCAGTCAGCGGCACCTTCTGCTTCGACCGCGGCACCGCAGACTGTAACACCTGCGGCCCCGACCACGGCGACTCCGCCGTCTGATCCTGCGGCAGCGACCGCGCAAACCCCGGGAACGCCGCCCGCCGCGACCGATCCGACGGCAGCAGCACCGGCGCAGACCGCGGACGCCGCGCAGCCTGCCGGTGGCAGCCAGGTGAGTTCGATCGTCGAGACCGAATTCGCGTCCTATGACAAGGACAGCAGCGGCTCGCTCAGCAAGAAGGAATTCGCGGCCTGGATGGACGCGCTGAAGGCGAAGGCTCCGGCCGGTACCGAAACTGCGGCGAAGCCCGATCCGAAGTGGAACGAGGCGGCATTCAAGCAGGCCGATGGCGACAAGTCGAAGTCGGTGTCGAAGGAGGAATTGGCAAGCTTCCTCAGCGGTGCGGCCAACGCTTCGTAA